A single region of the Mustela lutreola isolate mMusLut2 chromosome 2, mMusLut2.pri, whole genome shotgun sequence genome encodes:
- the HDGFL2 gene encoding hepatoma-derived growth factor-related protein 2 isoform X3, with translation MPHAFKPGDLVFAKMKGYPHWPARIDDIADGAVKPPPNKYPIFFFGTHETAFLGPKDLFPYDKCKDKYGKPNKRKGFNEGLWEIQNNPHASYSAPLPVSSSDSEAPEADPAGGSEDDEVRGVMAVTAVTATAASDRMESDSDSDKSSDNSGLKRKAAALKMSVSKRTRKASSDLDQASVSPSEEENSESSSESEKTSDQDFTPEKKAVVRAPRRGPLAGRKKKKAPSASDSDSKPESDGAKGEPVAVARSVPSSSSSSSSSSSSDSDVSVKKPPRGRKPAEKPPPKPRGRKPKPERPPTSSSSDSDSDEVDRISEWKRRDEERRRELEARRRREQEEELRRLREQEKEEKERRRERERGEAPPGGSGGSSGDELGDEGEPVRKRGRKGRGRGPQSSSDSGPEAELQREAKKAARQSQSTEPTRRPSQKEKRGRPEERPRARPAKVERTRKRSEGFPPDRKVEKKKEPSVEEKLQKLHSEIKFALKVDNPDVKRCLNALEELGTLQVTSQILQKNTDVVATLKKIRRYKANKEVMEKAAEVYTRLKSRVLGPKIEAIQKATRAGLEKERAEVEKAEEVLAGEEASTERAEVEASADLSAPVNGEALSQKGESAEYKEQEGGQNSEEGPGCGSSEEPLHSDAREGPELDVPGKERQERARGRMDSESLDEEDS, from the exons ATGCCGCATGCCTTCAAGCCCGGGGACTTGGTGTTCGCCAAGATGAAGGGCTACCCGCACTGGCCGGCCCGG ATCGATGATATCGCCGACGGTGCTGTGAAGCCCCCGCCCAACAAGTACCCCATTTTCTTCTTTGGTACACACGAAAC AGCCTTCCTGGGACCCAAGGACCTGTTTCCTTACGACAAATGTAAAGATAAGTACGGGAAACCCAACAAGAGGAAAGGCTTCAATGAGGGACTGTGGGAGATCCAGAACAATCCCCACGCCAGCTACAGCGCTCCTCTG ccgGTGAGTTCCTCTGACAGCGAGGCCCCTGAAGCCGACCCGGCAGGCGGGAGCGAGGACGACGAGGTCCGGGGGGTCATGGCCGTCACAGCCGTGACCGCCACAGCGGCCAGCGACAGGATGGAGAGTGACTCAGACTCAGACAAAAGCAGTGACAACAGTGGCCTGAAGCGGAAGGCCGCAGCCCTGAAG ATGTCCGTGTCAAAACGAACTCGAAAGGCCTCCAGCGACCTGGATCAAGCCAGTGTGTCCCCATCAGAGGAGGAGAACTCAGAAAGCTCATCTGAGTCAGAAAAGACCAGTGACCAG GACTTCACCCCCGAGAAGAAAGCTGTGGTCCGGGCGCCTCGGCGGGGCCCCCTTGCAGGACGGAAGAAAAAG AAGGCACCTTCAGCCTCCGATTCCGACTCCAAACCAGAATCCGACGGGGCCAAGGGTGAGCCAGTGGCTGTGGCCAGGTcagtgccctcctcctcctcctcctcctcctcctcctcctcctccgacTCGGACGTGTCTGTAAAGAAACCGCCTCGGGGCAGGAAGCCAG CGGAAAAGCCTCCACCAAAGCCCCGCGGGCGGAAACCGAAGCCCGAGCGGCCCCCGACGAGCTCGAGCAGTGACAG TGACAGTGACGAGGTGGACCGCATCAGCGAGTGGAAGCGCCGGGATGAGGAGCGGCGGCGGGAGCTGGAGGCCAGGCGGCggcgggagcaggaggaggagctgcGGCGCCTCCGcgagcaggagaaggaggagaaggagcggAGGCGCGAGCGCGAGCGCGGGGAGGCCCCACCTGGGGGCAGCGGGGGCAGCAGCGGGGATGAGCTTGGGGACGAGGGCGAGCCCGTCCGGAAGCGTGGCCGCAAGGGCCGGGGCCGCGGGCCACAGTCCTCCTCCGACTCGGGGCCCGAGGCTGAGCTGCAGAGAGAG GCAAAGAAGGCAGCAAGACAGTCACAAAGCACAGAGCCCACGAGGAGACCcagccagaaggagaagagagggcgCCCCGAGGAGAGGCCCCGAGCCAG GCCTGCGAAGGTGGAGCGAACCCGGAAGCGGTCAGAAGGGTTCCCGCCTGACCGGAAGGTGGAGAAGAAGAAAG AACCTTCCGTGGAGGAGAAGCTGCAGAAGCTGCACAGTGAGATCAAGTTCGCCCTGAAAGTTGACAATCCG gACGTGAAAAGGTGTCTGAATGCGTTAGAGGAGCTAGGGACCCTGCAGGTGACCTCACAGATCCTCCAGAAGAACACAGATGTGGTGGCCACATTGAAGAAG ATCCGCCGTTACAAGGCTAACAAGGAGGTGATGGAGAAGGCCGCAGAGGTCTACACCCGGCTCAAGTCTCGGGTCCTGGGACCAAAGATTGAGGCCATCCAGAAGGCGACCAGAGCCGGGCTGGAGAAGGAGAGGGCCGAGGTGGAGAAGGCCGAGGAGGTGCTGGCCGGAGAGGAGGCTTCCACGGAGAGGGCGGAGGTCGAGGCGAGCGCTG ATCTCTCAGCCCCGGTGAACGGCGAGGCCCTGTCCCAGAAGGGGGAGAGCGCGGAATacaaggagcaggagggaggacagAACTCCGAGGAGGGGCCGGGCTGTGGCTCCTCCGAAGAGCCGTTACACAGCGA CGCACGGGAGGGCCCCGAGCTGGACGTGCCTGGGAAGGAACGGCAGGAGCGCGCGAGGGGGCGGATGGACTCGGAGTCCCTGGATGAGGAGGACAGCTGA
- the HDGFL2 gene encoding hepatoma-derived growth factor-related protein 2 isoform X2, with protein MPHAFKPGDLVFAKMKGYPHWPARIDDIADGAVKPPPNKYPIFFFGTHETAFLGPKDLFPYDKCKDKYGKPNKRKGFNEGLWEIQNNPHASYSAPLPVSSSDSEAPEADPAGGSEDDEVRGVMAVTAVTATAASDRMESDSDSDKSSDNSGLKRKAAALKMSVSKRTRKASSDLDQASVSPSEEENSESSSESEKTSDQDFTPEKKAVVRAPRRGPLAGRKKKKAPSASDSDSKPESDGAKGEPVAVARSVPSSSSSSSSSSSSDSDVSVKKPPRGRKPAEKPPPKPRGRKPKPERPPTSSSSDSDSDEVDRISEWKRRDEERRRELEARRRREQEEELRRLREQEKEEKERRRERERGEAPPGGSGGSSGDELGDEGEPVRKRGRKGRGRGPQSSSDSGPEAELQREAKKAARQSQSTEPTRRPSQKEKRGRPEERPRARPAKVERTRKRSEGFPPDRKVEKKKEPSVEEKLQKLHSEIKFALKVDNPDVKRCLNALEELGTLQVTSQILQKNTDVVATLKKIRRYKANKEVMEKAAEVYTRLKSRVLGPKIEAIQKATRAGLEKERAEVEKAEEVLAGEEASTERAEVEASADLSAPVNGEALSQKGESAEYKEQEGGQNSEEGPGCGSSEEPLHSDSAREGPELDVPGKERQERARGRMDSESLDEEDS; from the exons ATGCCGCATGCCTTCAAGCCCGGGGACTTGGTGTTCGCCAAGATGAAGGGCTACCCGCACTGGCCGGCCCGG ATCGATGATATCGCCGACGGTGCTGTGAAGCCCCCGCCCAACAAGTACCCCATTTTCTTCTTTGGTACACACGAAAC AGCCTTCCTGGGACCCAAGGACCTGTTTCCTTACGACAAATGTAAAGATAAGTACGGGAAACCCAACAAGAGGAAAGGCTTCAATGAGGGACTGTGGGAGATCCAGAACAATCCCCACGCCAGCTACAGCGCTCCTCTG ccgGTGAGTTCCTCTGACAGCGAGGCCCCTGAAGCCGACCCGGCAGGCGGGAGCGAGGACGACGAGGTCCGGGGGGTCATGGCCGTCACAGCCGTGACCGCCACAGCGGCCAGCGACAGGATGGAGAGTGACTCAGACTCAGACAAAAGCAGTGACAACAGTGGCCTGAAGCGGAAGGCCGCAGCCCTGAAG ATGTCCGTGTCAAAACGAACTCGAAAGGCCTCCAGCGACCTGGATCAAGCCAGTGTGTCCCCATCAGAGGAGGAGAACTCAGAAAGCTCATCTGAGTCAGAAAAGACCAGTGACCAG GACTTCACCCCCGAGAAGAAAGCTGTGGTCCGGGCGCCTCGGCGGGGCCCCCTTGCAGGACGGAAGAAAAAG AAGGCACCTTCAGCCTCCGATTCCGACTCCAAACCAGAATCCGACGGGGCCAAGGGTGAGCCAGTGGCTGTGGCCAGGTcagtgccctcctcctcctcctcctcctcctcctcctcctcctccgacTCGGACGTGTCTGTAAAGAAACCGCCTCGGGGCAGGAAGCCAG CGGAAAAGCCTCCACCAAAGCCCCGCGGGCGGAAACCGAAGCCCGAGCGGCCCCCGACGAGCTCGAGCAGTGACAG TGACAGTGACGAGGTGGACCGCATCAGCGAGTGGAAGCGCCGGGATGAGGAGCGGCGGCGGGAGCTGGAGGCCAGGCGGCggcgggagcaggaggaggagctgcGGCGCCTCCGcgagcaggagaaggaggagaaggagcggAGGCGCGAGCGCGAGCGCGGGGAGGCCCCACCTGGGGGCAGCGGGGGCAGCAGCGGGGATGAGCTTGGGGACGAGGGCGAGCCCGTCCGGAAGCGTGGCCGCAAGGGCCGGGGCCGCGGGCCACAGTCCTCCTCCGACTCGGGGCCCGAGGCTGAGCTGCAGAGAGAG GCAAAGAAGGCAGCAAGACAGTCACAAAGCACAGAGCCCACGAGGAGACCcagccagaaggagaagagagggcgCCCCGAGGAGAGGCCCCGAGCCAG GCCTGCGAAGGTGGAGCGAACCCGGAAGCGGTCAGAAGGGTTCCCGCCTGACCGGAAGGTGGAGAAGAAGAAAG AACCTTCCGTGGAGGAGAAGCTGCAGAAGCTGCACAGTGAGATCAAGTTCGCCCTGAAAGTTGACAATCCG gACGTGAAAAGGTGTCTGAATGCGTTAGAGGAGCTAGGGACCCTGCAGGTGACCTCACAGATCCTCCAGAAGAACACAGATGTGGTGGCCACATTGAAGAAG ATCCGCCGTTACAAGGCTAACAAGGAGGTGATGGAGAAGGCCGCAGAGGTCTACACCCGGCTCAAGTCTCGGGTCCTGGGACCAAAGATTGAGGCCATCCAGAAGGCGACCAGAGCCGGGCTGGAGAAGGAGAGGGCCGAGGTGGAGAAGGCCGAGGAGGTGCTGGCCGGAGAGGAGGCTTCCACGGAGAGGGCGGAGGTCGAGGCGAGCGCTG ATCTCTCAGCCCCGGTGAACGGCGAGGCCCTGTCCCAGAAGGGGGAGAGCGCGGAATacaaggagcaggagggaggacagAACTCCGAGGAGGGGCCGGGCTGTGGCTCCTCCGAAGAGCCGTTACACAGCGA CAGCGCACGGGAGGGCCCCGAGCTGGACGTGCCTGGGAAGGAACGGCAGGAGCGCGCGAGGGGGCGGATGGACTCGGAGTCCCTGGATGAGGAGGACAGCTGA
- the HDGFL2 gene encoding hepatoma-derived growth factor-related protein 2 isoform X1 → MASESFQEMSEVAVTCSLRTESRPCTSGEAHTNSPTSQPSWSFRWGWADRGGESQIDDIADGAVKPPPNKYPIFFFGTHETAFLGPKDLFPYDKCKDKYGKPNKRKGFNEGLWEIQNNPHASYSAPLPVSSSDSEAPEADPAGGSEDDEVRGVMAVTAVTATAASDRMESDSDSDKSSDNSGLKRKAAALKMSVSKRTRKASSDLDQASVSPSEEENSESSSESEKTSDQDFTPEKKAVVRAPRRGPLAGRKKKKAPSASDSDSKPESDGAKGEPVAVARSVPSSSSSSSSSSSSDSDVSVKKPPRGRKPAEKPPPKPRGRKPKPERPPTSSSSDSDSDEVDRISEWKRRDEERRRELEARRRREQEEELRRLREQEKEEKERRRERERGEAPPGGSGGSSGDELGDEGEPVRKRGRKGRGRGPQSSSDSGPEAELQREAKKAARQSQSTEPTRRPSQKEKRGRPEERPRARPAKVERTRKRSEGFPPDRKVEKKKEPSVEEKLQKLHSEIKFALKVDNPDVKRCLNALEELGTLQVTSQILQKNTDVVATLKKIRRYKANKEVMEKAAEVYTRLKSRVLGPKIEAIQKATRAGLEKERAEVEKAEEVLAGEEASTERAEVEASADLSAPVNGEALSQKGESAEYKEQEGGQNSEEGPGCGSSEEPLHSDAREGPELDVPGKERQERARGRMDSESLDEEDS, encoded by the exons ATCGATGATATCGCCGACGGTGCTGTGAAGCCCCCGCCCAACAAGTACCCCATTTTCTTCTTTGGTACACACGAAAC AGCCTTCCTGGGACCCAAGGACCTGTTTCCTTACGACAAATGTAAAGATAAGTACGGGAAACCCAACAAGAGGAAAGGCTTCAATGAGGGACTGTGGGAGATCCAGAACAATCCCCACGCCAGCTACAGCGCTCCTCTG ccgGTGAGTTCCTCTGACAGCGAGGCCCCTGAAGCCGACCCGGCAGGCGGGAGCGAGGACGACGAGGTCCGGGGGGTCATGGCCGTCACAGCCGTGACCGCCACAGCGGCCAGCGACAGGATGGAGAGTGACTCAGACTCAGACAAAAGCAGTGACAACAGTGGCCTGAAGCGGAAGGCCGCAGCCCTGAAG ATGTCCGTGTCAAAACGAACTCGAAAGGCCTCCAGCGACCTGGATCAAGCCAGTGTGTCCCCATCAGAGGAGGAGAACTCAGAAAGCTCATCTGAGTCAGAAAAGACCAGTGACCAG GACTTCACCCCCGAGAAGAAAGCTGTGGTCCGGGCGCCTCGGCGGGGCCCCCTTGCAGGACGGAAGAAAAAG AAGGCACCTTCAGCCTCCGATTCCGACTCCAAACCAGAATCCGACGGGGCCAAGGGTGAGCCAGTGGCTGTGGCCAGGTcagtgccctcctcctcctcctcctcctcctcctcctcctcctccgacTCGGACGTGTCTGTAAAGAAACCGCCTCGGGGCAGGAAGCCAG CGGAAAAGCCTCCACCAAAGCCCCGCGGGCGGAAACCGAAGCCCGAGCGGCCCCCGACGAGCTCGAGCAGTGACAG TGACAGTGACGAGGTGGACCGCATCAGCGAGTGGAAGCGCCGGGATGAGGAGCGGCGGCGGGAGCTGGAGGCCAGGCGGCggcgggagcaggaggaggagctgcGGCGCCTCCGcgagcaggagaaggaggagaaggagcggAGGCGCGAGCGCGAGCGCGGGGAGGCCCCACCTGGGGGCAGCGGGGGCAGCAGCGGGGATGAGCTTGGGGACGAGGGCGAGCCCGTCCGGAAGCGTGGCCGCAAGGGCCGGGGCCGCGGGCCACAGTCCTCCTCCGACTCGGGGCCCGAGGCTGAGCTGCAGAGAGAG GCAAAGAAGGCAGCAAGACAGTCACAAAGCACAGAGCCCACGAGGAGACCcagccagaaggagaagagagggcgCCCCGAGGAGAGGCCCCGAGCCAG GCCTGCGAAGGTGGAGCGAACCCGGAAGCGGTCAGAAGGGTTCCCGCCTGACCGGAAGGTGGAGAAGAAGAAAG AACCTTCCGTGGAGGAGAAGCTGCAGAAGCTGCACAGTGAGATCAAGTTCGCCCTGAAAGTTGACAATCCG gACGTGAAAAGGTGTCTGAATGCGTTAGAGGAGCTAGGGACCCTGCAGGTGACCTCACAGATCCTCCAGAAGAACACAGATGTGGTGGCCACATTGAAGAAG ATCCGCCGTTACAAGGCTAACAAGGAGGTGATGGAGAAGGCCGCAGAGGTCTACACCCGGCTCAAGTCTCGGGTCCTGGGACCAAAGATTGAGGCCATCCAGAAGGCGACCAGAGCCGGGCTGGAGAAGGAGAGGGCCGAGGTGGAGAAGGCCGAGGAGGTGCTGGCCGGAGAGGAGGCTTCCACGGAGAGGGCGGAGGTCGAGGCGAGCGCTG ATCTCTCAGCCCCGGTGAACGGCGAGGCCCTGTCCCAGAAGGGGGAGAGCGCGGAATacaaggagcaggagggaggacagAACTCCGAGGAGGGGCCGGGCTGTGGCTCCTCCGAAGAGCCGTTACACAGCGA CGCACGGGAGGGCCCCGAGCTGGACGTGCCTGGGAAGGAACGGCAGGAGCGCGCGAGGGGGCGGATGGACTCGGAGTCCCTGGATGAGGAGGACAGCTGA